A genome region from Mycobacterium florentinum includes the following:
- the culp6 gene encoding carboxylesterase Culp6 yields the protein MTTNAQRKRRRILAWVAALSMAGVVLLVIVAVVTMLRSTEAPPSAVPPGILPPSSTTTHPHKPRPASQDASCPDVQMMVIPGTWESSPTDDPLNPMQFPNALLHPDTVAISQQFPSSRVQTYTVPYTAQFNNPLGGVKQMSYNDSRAEGTRAAVQALTDMNNRCPLTSYVLVGFSQGAVIAGDIASDIGNGRGPVDDDLVLGVTLIADGRRQQGVGNDIGPNPPGEGAEVTLHEVPMLSGLGLTMTGARPGGFGDLNSKTNEICAAGDLICAAPNEAFSVANLPNTLNTLAGGAGQPVHAMYATPQFWNLDGATSTDWTLNWARNLIENAPHPKHG from the coding sequence ATGACCACGAACGCCCAGCGCAAGCGCCGCCGGATCCTCGCCTGGGTGGCCGCGCTTTCCATGGCGGGGGTCGTGTTGTTGGTCATCGTGGCCGTCGTGACGATGCTGCGCAGCACCGAAGCGCCGCCCAGCGCGGTACCGCCCGGCATTCTGCCGCCGTCCTCGACGACGACGCATCCGCACAAGCCCCGGCCGGCCTCGCAGGACGCTTCCTGCCCCGACGTCCAGATGATGGTCATTCCCGGCACCTGGGAGTCGTCACCGACCGACGATCCGCTCAACCCGATGCAATTTCCGAATGCGTTGCTGCACCCGGACACTGTGGCCATCAGCCAGCAGTTCCCGTCCTCGCGGGTGCAGACGTACACCGTCCCCTACACGGCTCAATTCAACAATCCGCTGGGCGGCGTCAAGCAGATGTCCTACAACGACAGCCGGGCCGAAGGTACCCGCGCGGCGGTCCAGGCGCTGACCGACATGAACAACAGGTGCCCGCTGACCAGCTACGTGCTGGTGGGCTTCTCGCAGGGCGCGGTGATCGCGGGGGACATCGCCAGCGATATCGGCAACGGCCGCGGGCCAGTCGATGACGACTTGGTCCTGGGTGTGACGCTGATCGCCGACGGCCGCCGCCAGCAGGGTGTGGGCAACGACATCGGCCCCAACCCGCCGGGCGAGGGCGCCGAGGTGACGTTGCACGAGGTGCCGATGCTGTCCGGGCTCGGTTTGACGATGACCGGCGCACGGCCCGGCGGCTTCGGCGATCTCAACAGCAAGACCAACGAGATCTGCGCGGCCGGCGATCTGATCTGTGCCGCCCCGAACGAGGCGTTCAGCGTCGCAAACCTGCCGAATACACTCAACACGCTGGCCGGAGGTGCGGGCCAGCCGGTGCACGCCATGTACGCCACCCCCCAGTTCTGGAATCTGGATGGCGCGACGTCCACGGATTGGACCCTGAACTGGGCGCGTAATCTCATCGAGAACGCGCCACACCCCAAGCACGGGTGA
- the fadD32 gene encoding long-chain-fatty-acid--AMP ligase FadD32, which translates to MAYHNPFIVNGRIKFPDNTNLVKHVEKWAKVRGDRLAYRFVDYSTERDGVYRDIVWRDFSARNRAVGARLQQVTEPGDRIAILCPQNLNYLIAFFGALYAGRIAVPLFDPSEPGHVGRLHAVLDDCTPSTILTTTEAAEGVRKFIRARAAKERPRVIAVDAVPDEVAATWVEPDADENTIAYLQYTSGSTRTPTGVQITHLNLPTNVLQVLNGLEGKDGDRGLSWLPFFHDMGLITALLSPVLGHHFTFMTPAAFVRRPGRWIREMARKPDDGPDCEVFTVAPNFAFEHAAVRGVPKDGEPPLDLSNVKGILNGSEPVSPASMRKFYEAFEPYGLRKTAIKPSYGLAEATLFVSTTPMDEAPTVIHVDREELNNQRFVEVAADSPNAVAQVSAGVIGVDEWAAIVDPDTASELPDGQIGEIWLHGKNLGTGYWGKEAETTEIFRNILKSRISESHAEGADDDGLWVRTGDYGTYFNGHLYIAGRIKDLVIIDGRNHYPQDLEYSAQEASKALRTGYVAAFSVPANQLPQAVFDNPHTGLTFDPEDTSEQLVIVAERAAGTHKLDYQPIADDIRAAIAVRHGVTVRDLLLVQSGTIPRTSSGKIGHRACRAAYLDGSLRSGIGSPDAFARETD; encoded by the coding sequence ATGGCCTACCACAACCCGTTCATCGTGAACGGCCGAATCAAGTTCCCGGACAACACGAACTTGGTCAAGCACGTTGAGAAGTGGGCGAAGGTGCGCGGCGACAGGCTGGCCTACCGCTTCGTCGACTACTCCACCGAACGCGACGGCGTCTATCGCGACATCGTGTGGCGCGACTTCAGCGCCCGTAACCGCGCCGTCGGCGCCCGGCTACAGCAGGTCACCGAGCCCGGCGACCGGATCGCGATCCTGTGCCCGCAGAACCTGAACTACCTCATCGCCTTCTTCGGCGCGCTGTATGCGGGCCGGATCGCGGTGCCGCTGTTCGACCCCAGCGAGCCGGGTCATGTCGGCCGCCTGCACGCCGTGCTCGATGATTGCACGCCCTCGACGATCCTGACCACGACCGAGGCCGCCGAGGGTGTTCGCAAGTTCATCCGCGCCCGGGCGGCCAAGGAACGGCCGCGCGTCATCGCCGTCGACGCCGTGCCCGACGAGGTCGCCGCCACCTGGGTCGAGCCGGACGCCGACGAGAACACGATCGCCTACCTGCAGTACACCTCCGGGTCCACCCGCACTCCGACCGGCGTGCAGATCACCCACCTGAACCTGCCCACCAACGTGCTGCAGGTGCTCAACGGCCTGGAAGGCAAGGACGGCGACCGCGGTCTGTCCTGGCTGCCGTTCTTCCACGACATGGGCCTGATCACCGCGCTGTTGTCCCCGGTGCTCGGCCACCACTTCACCTTCATGACGCCGGCCGCGTTCGTCCGACGCCCGGGGCGCTGGATCCGGGAGATGGCGCGCAAGCCCGATGACGGCCCGGACTGCGAGGTCTTCACCGTCGCGCCGAACTTCGCGTTCGAGCACGCCGCGGTGCGCGGTGTCCCCAAAGACGGTGAACCACCGCTGGACCTCAGCAACGTCAAGGGCATCCTCAACGGCAGCGAGCCGGTGTCCCCGGCGTCGATGCGCAAGTTCTACGAGGCGTTCGAGCCCTACGGTCTGCGCAAGACCGCGATCAAACCGTCCTACGGTCTGGCCGAGGCGACGCTGTTCGTCTCCACCACGCCGATGGACGAGGCGCCCACCGTCATCCACGTCGACCGCGAAGAGCTGAACAACCAGCGCTTCGTCGAGGTGGCCGCGGACTCGCCCAACGCCGTCGCGCAGGTGTCCGCCGGCGTGATCGGCGTCGACGAGTGGGCGGCCATCGTCGACCCCGACACCGCCAGCGAGCTGCCGGACGGCCAGATCGGCGAGATCTGGTTGCACGGTAAGAACCTGGGCACCGGCTACTGGGGCAAGGAAGCCGAGACCACCGAGATCTTCCGCAACATCCTCAAGTCTCGGATCAGCGAGTCACACGCCGAGGGTGCCGACGACGACGGGCTCTGGGTGCGCACCGGCGACTACGGCACCTACTTCAACGGCCACCTCTATATAGCGGGCCGGATCAAGGACCTGGTCATCATCGACGGCCGCAATCACTACCCGCAGGACCTCGAGTATTCGGCGCAGGAGGCCAGCAAGGCGCTGCGCACCGGATACGTCGCCGCCTTCTCGGTCCCGGCCAACCAGCTGCCGCAAGCGGTGTTCGACAACCCGCACACCGGGCTCACGTTCGACCCCGAGGACACCTCCGAGCAGCTGGTGATCGTTGCCGAGCGCGCCGCCGGCACGCACAAGCTCGACTACCAACCCATCGCCGACGACATCCGCGCGGCCATCGCCGTGCGCCACGGGGTCACCGTCCGTGACTTGCTGCTGGTCCAGTCGGGGACGATTCCCCGTACTTCCAGCGGCAAGATCGGGCACCGGGCCTGCCGCGCCGCCTACCTCGACGGCAGTCTGCGCAGCGGCATCGGATCCCCAGACGCTTTTGCCCGTGAAACAGACTGA
- a CDS encoding esterase family protein: protein MRGLSTLLRVLCVAALTLGFGGVAAGITGKARAAGYETLMVPSGAMGRDIPVAFLAGGPHAVYLLDAFNAAPDVSNWVTAGNAMNTLGGKGISVVAPAGGAWSMYTNWEQDGSKQWDTFLSAELPDWLAANKGLAPGGHAAVGASQGGYAAMALAAFHPDRFGFAGSLSGFLYPSNTTTNGAILAGLQQFGGVDGNGMWGAPQLGRWKWHDPYVHASLLAQNNTRVWVWSPTNMGGDAAAMIGQAGEAMGNSRMFYQQYRSDGGHNGHFDFPGGGDNGWGSWSGQLGAMSGEIVGAIR, encoded by the coding sequence TTGCGGGGTCTGTCAACGCTTCTGCGGGTGCTCTGCGTTGCCGCGCTGACACTCGGGTTCGGCGGTGTGGCGGCAGGAATCACCGGCAAGGCCAGAGCGGCGGGCTACGAGACACTGATGGTGCCGTCCGGCGCCATGGGTCGCGATATCCCGGTCGCCTTCCTGGCGGGTGGCCCGCACGCCGTGTATCTGCTGGATGCCTTCAACGCCGCCCCCGACGTCAGCAACTGGGTGACCGCGGGCAACGCGATGAACACGCTGGGTGGCAAGGGGATCTCCGTGGTCGCACCCGCCGGTGGCGCCTGGAGCATGTACACCAACTGGGAGCAGGACGGCAGCAAGCAGTGGGACACCTTCCTGTCCGCCGAGCTACCCGACTGGCTGGCCGCCAACAAGGGCCTGGCACCCGGCGGCCACGCCGCCGTCGGCGCTTCCCAGGGTGGCTACGCCGCGATGGCGCTGGCCGCCTTCCACCCCGACCGCTTCGGCTTCGCCGGCTCGCTGTCCGGATTCCTGTACCCGTCGAACACCACCACCAACGGCGCAATCCTGGCCGGGCTGCAGCAGTTCGGCGGCGTGGACGGCAACGGGATGTGGGGCGCTCCGCAGCTGGGCCGGTGGAAGTGGCACGACCCGTACGTGCACGCGTCGTTGCTGGCGCAGAACAACACCCGGGTGTGGGTCTGGAGCCCGACCAACATGGGCGGCGATGCGGCCGCGATGATCGGGCAGGCCGGTGAGGCGATGGGCAACAGCCGCATGTTCTACCAGCAGTACCGCAGCGACGGCGGTCACAACGGCCACTTCGACTTCCCGGGTGGCGGCGACAACGGCTGGGGCTCGTGGTCCGGACAGCTGGGCGCCATGTCGGGTGAGATCGTGGGAGCCATCCGCTAG